CGCAGTTACAAAGGATGGTTCTCTTTCTGCTCATTTTGAACATACCATTGCAATTACTGATAATGAACCTCAAATCTTGACTAAATTATAAAAATATAGATATATTAACTAGTTATATGCCAAAAGAAGAACATATAGAAATGCAGGGCACCATTGAGGAAGCATTGCCAAATGCTATGTTTCGAGTAAGACTTGACAACGGCCATGTTATACTTGCATACGTATCCGGAAAAATGAGGATGCATTTTATAAAAATTTTACCAGGTGATAAGGTTCTAGTTGAAATATCTCCCTATGATCTTACAAAGGGTAGAATAATTTACAGATTTAAATAGGAGGTGTTAATTGAAAGTAAGAGCCTCAGTAAAGAGAATTTGTTCAAAGTGCAAGGTAATTAAAAGAAAGGGAGTTGTAAGAGTTATCTGTGAGAATCCTAAGCATAAACAAAGACAGGGTTAAGAAAGGAGTATAATATGGCGAGAATAGCAGGTGTTGATATACCAAAAAATGAAAGAGTGGAGATAGGATTAACAAGAATTTTTGGTATTGGTCGAAGCCTTTCAGATAAGATTTTAAAAGAAACTGGCGTAGACCCGAATAAAAGAGTAAAAGATCTGACAGATGAAGAAATAGTGAAAATTAGAAATGAAATAGAGAAGAATTATAAAGTCGAAGGTGAACTGCGAAAAGAAATCTCTATGAATATTAAAAGATTAATAGATATAGGTTGTTATAGAGGTTTGAGACATATGGCCAATTTACCTGTAAGAGGCCAGCGAACGAGAACAAATTCTAGGACTCGTAAGGGTTCAAAAAGAAAGGTTATTAAGAAAAAATAAAAATGCGGGAGGTTATATAGATTAATGGCTCAGAAGAGAAAAGGCATAAAAAAGGTCAAAAAAAATATTCCTTATGGTATAGCTTATGTTCAAACAAGCTTTAATAATACCATTATAACTATTACAGATTCTAAGGGAAATGTTGTTGCATGGGCGTCTTCAGGAAGTTGTGGGTTCAAAGGATCAAGAAAGGGTACTCCTTATGCTGCCCAGATAGCCGCAGAGACAGTTGCAAAGAAAGCTATAGATATGGGAATGAAACAGATAGACGTTTTAGTTAAGGGTCCTGGTTCAGGCAGGGAAACTGCAATAAGATCTTTACAGGCTGCAGGCCTTGAAATCAATTTAATTAAAGACATAACACCTGTGCCTCATAATGGATGCAAACCTCCAAAGAGAAGGAGGGTTTAAATATGGCAAGATATAGAGGATCACTTTGCAGGCTGTGTAGACGAGAAAACATGAAGATGTTTCTCAAAGGTACGAGATGTTATACGGAAAAGTGTACTTTTGAGAGAAGAAAGTATCCACCTGGACAACACGGGCATAATAAAGGCAAATTATCTGATTACGGACTACAGTTAAGAGAAAAACAAAAAGTAAAAAGAATATATGGTATTATGGAACAGCAATTTAAAAATTATTTTGAAAAAGCTACAAAGATGAAAGGTGTCACAGGTGAGAATTTGTTAAAACTACTTGAGAGAAGGCTTGACAATGTGATTTACAGAATGGGATTTGCTATAAACAGAAGACAGGCAAGACAGATGGTAAGGCATGGATTTTTTATGATTAACGGTAAAAAAGTGAATATTCCTTCTTATTTAGTAAGGCCTGGAGATATAATTGATATTACTCAAGCCGGTAGAGAATTGGAGGCAATTAAAGAAAATCTCGCATTGGCTGAACAAAGAGGATTGCCTGTGTGGATAGAGATAAATATTGAAGAGATGAAAGGGAAATTTGTCAGACTTCCAGAAAAAGAAGAAATACAGCTTCCGGTGCAAGAACAGTTAATTGTAGAGTTTTATTCTAAATAACTTGTAAAGTGATAAAATTGGGAGGCAGTAAATGAATTTATATAACGAATTTCAAATGCCGAAAAAAATTGAATTTGATCAGGAAACGCTAACAGACACATATGGAAAACTTATTATAGAGCCCCTTGAACGAGGATACGGAATAACACTGGGAAACTCATTGAGAAGAGTTCTTCTTTCTTCTCTTGATGGTGCAGCAGTTTATGCAATAAGAATAAATGGTGTTGTTCATGAATTTAGCTCTATAAAAGGTGTAAAAGAAGACATTCTGGATATTATTTTAAATGTTAAAAAACTGAGATTTAAATATTATGCACAGGATACTGATAAAAAAATAGCTACCATTAAAATCAAAGGTCCAGCTGATGTTACTGCAAAGGATATTCAAACTGATGGAACTTATGAGGTTTTGAATGAGTCACAGTATATCTGTTCACTGGACCAAGATGCAATGCTGGAAATGTATCTTTACCTGAGAACAGGTAGAGGATATGTGTCTTCAGATGCAATTAAAGATGAAGATTTACCCGTAGATGCCATTACTATTGATGCTATATTTAGCCCTGTTAAAAAAGTGAATTTCAAAGTTGAAAAGACGAGGGTTGGAGAGCTTACTGATTATGATAGGCTTATTTTAGAAATATGGACAGATGCTAGTATAACTCCAGAGAAAGCAATTAGCGAAGCTTCCAGTAAACTGATTAAACACTTTGAACATTTAATATTTTTTGAAGAATCAGAAGCACGGAATACAGATATAGAAGAAAATTCTACTGACATAGAAGAAGTTTTAAATTTTGATTCATTAAGTGAAAATATTTTTAAACCAATCGAAGACCTTGAGTTATCTGTTAGAGCATATAATTGTCTAAAAAGTGCAGGAATAAATACCATTGCTGAACTAATTCAGAAAACAGAAGGAGAACTTCTAAAAACAAAAAATTTTGGTAAACGTTCACTAGAAGAAATAAAAGAGGTTTTAGCAAAACAGGGTATTAAATTAGGAATGAGAATAAGTCCTGATTTGATGCAAAAGTTTAAGGAAAAAGTTGAAAAGGGAGGATAACTGTAATGAGACATAGAGTTTCTGGAAGACATTTTGGAAGAACAGCCAATCAGAGAAAAGCTCTTTTAAGAGGGCTTTTAACCTCTCTTGTTAAATATGAAAGGATTGAAACAACAGTTGCAAAAGCAAAAGCAGTAAAAGAACTTGTTGACAGACTTGTAACATTTGGAAAAAAGGGAGATCTTCATTCAAGAAGACTTGCATTGAGCTATTTACCGGATAAAGACTTGGTACGAAAGCTTTTTACAGAAATTGCTCCACGCTTTGCAGAAAGAAATGGTGGATATGTCAGGATTGTAAAAACCGGGTTCAGGGTAAAAGATAGTGCACCAATGGCCATATTAGAGTTTGTTGATTATCAAAAGCCAGAAAAAGAAAAGAAAACAACAGATTAATTTGACACATATTGTTTAATTTTGATAATTTTAATTAATTCCTGGGTAGCTCAGCCGGCAGAGCGGGTGGCTGTTAACCACTTGGTCGGGGGTTCGAATCCCTCCCCAGGAGTTTAAATTTTTATAGGAGGAATAAATGCCAAGAGCAAAAGGTGGATTTAAAACAAGAAGGTCTCATAAAAAAGTTTTATCCATGGCAAAGGGTTATTATAGCGGAAGACATCGTTCTTATAAGGTTGCAGCCAAAGCAGTTGAGAAGGCACTCGGTCATTCATACAGAGACAGAAAACTTAAAAAGAGAGATTTCAGATCTCTGTGGATTACTAGAATTAATGCAGCAGTGAGAATGTTTGGGCTTACGTATAATCAATTTATTAATGGACTGAAAAAAGCAGAGATTTCTCTTAATAGAAAGGTTCTTGCTGACATTGCTTATAATGACATTAATGCTTTCAGAGAACTTGTTGAAAAGGTAAAACCATTTGTAAAATCTGTGTAAATGCAAGATAATTTAAAGCAAACTTTTCTTGCCGAGATAGACAATATCAAGTATATTCAGGAACTTAGCAATCTTAAAGCTAAATATATTGGCAAGAAGGGATTGATTACAGAAAGAATAAAACAATTAGGAAGCCTTTCTCCTGAAGAAAGAAAAGTCCAAGGAATATTTTTAAATGAGCTTAAAAATTTTGTCGAAGAAACAATTAAAAATAAAGAAGTACAACTAAGACAACAAGAAATATCTGAAGCTTTAAAAAAAGAATATATTGATATAACTCTACCAGGAAAAGATTTCTATTT
This sequence is a window from Thermodesulfovibrio thiophilus DSM 17215. Protein-coding genes within it:
- the rplT gene encoding 50S ribosomal protein L20 — its product is MPRAKGGFKTRRSHKKVLSMAKGYYSGRHRSYKVAAKAVEKALGHSYRDRKLKKRDFRSLWITRINAAVRMFGLTYNQFINGLKKAEISLNRKVLADIAYNDINAFRELVEKVKPFVKSV
- the rpmJ gene encoding 50S ribosomal protein L36, translated to MKVRASVKRICSKCKVIKRKGVVRVICENPKHKQRQG
- the rpsM gene encoding 30S ribosomal protein S13, which encodes MARIAGVDIPKNERVEIGLTRIFGIGRSLSDKILKETGVDPNKRVKDLTDEEIVKIRNEIEKNYKVEGELRKEISMNIKRLIDIGCYRGLRHMANLPVRGQRTRTNSRTRKGSKRKVIKKK
- a CDS encoding DNA-directed RNA polymerase subunit alpha; amino-acid sequence: MNLYNEFQMPKKIEFDQETLTDTYGKLIIEPLERGYGITLGNSLRRVLLSSLDGAAVYAIRINGVVHEFSSIKGVKEDILDIILNVKKLRFKYYAQDTDKKIATIKIKGPADVTAKDIQTDGTYEVLNESQYICSLDQDAMLEMYLYLRTGRGYVSSDAIKDEDLPVDAITIDAIFSPVKKVNFKVEKTRVGELTDYDRLILEIWTDASITPEKAISEASSKLIKHFEHLIFFEESEARNTDIEENSTDIEEVLNFDSLSENIFKPIEDLELSVRAYNCLKSAGINTIAELIQKTEGELLKTKNFGKRSLEEIKEVLAKQGIKLGMRISPDLMQKFKEKVEKGG
- the rpsD gene encoding 30S ribosomal protein S4, encoding MARYRGSLCRLCRRENMKMFLKGTRCYTEKCTFERRKYPPGQHGHNKGKLSDYGLQLREKQKVKRIYGIMEQQFKNYFEKATKMKGVTGENLLKLLERRLDNVIYRMGFAINRRQARQMVRHGFFMINGKKVNIPSYLVRPGDIIDITQAGRELEAIKENLALAEQRGLPVWIEINIEEMKGKFVRLPEKEEIQLPVQEQLIVEFYSK
- the rplQ gene encoding 50S ribosomal protein L17; the protein is MRHRVSGRHFGRTANQRKALLRGLLTSLVKYERIETTVAKAKAVKELVDRLVTFGKKGDLHSRRLALSYLPDKDLVRKLFTEIAPRFAERNGGYVRIVKTGFRVKDSAPMAILEFVDYQKPEKEKKTTD
- the rpsK gene encoding 30S ribosomal protein S11, with translation MAQKRKGIKKVKKNIPYGIAYVQTSFNNTIITITDSKGNVVAWASSGSCGFKGSRKGTPYAAQIAAETVAKKAIDMGMKQIDVLVKGPGSGRETAIRSLQAAGLEINLIKDITPVPHNGCKPPKRRRV
- the infA gene encoding translation initiation factor IF-1 codes for the protein MPKEEHIEMQGTIEEALPNAMFRVRLDNGHVILAYVSGKMRMHFIKILPGDKVLVEISPYDLTKGRIIYRFK